The DNA segment GGAATGCTCCTGAAAACCTTTCCCCATCCATAACACATCTGCTTCCAGCCAGATCGGCGCATACCATTCCCACAGGGGATAGGCACTCAGATGCGGCATGGTTTCCAGAAAAATATGGTGCAGATTGGTACGCTGCAGCAGCTTTTTCATCAAATCTGCTTCAATATCCAGCTCATCGAGCTGATGCCATATCACAAACTGCTCCTGCTCTGTTTCCAGCAGGGATAACAGGGCTTTTAAGGATTCCGGCTTTTGATTGGCAAATTCATGTCTGCTGTAAATATGTACGTTTCCGGATATCATCAGCTGCTTTACAAACAGCTTTATAAAGCTATCACAGAAGCGATAGGCTGCCAGAAGAAACAAAGCGCGTCCCTTCGGATAGCGGTGATAAATCTCCTCCTTGCTTTTGCTGTCAAGTCCCAGAAAGCTTCCCTGCTTCGCCTTTATGCCATGCGCCACATGGGCTGGCAGTAAGGGAATGCAGTACGGTGGAGGAGTCGGTGCTGTAGAAGCCTGCATCCATGCCGCCTCTTGATAGACTGCAACCTGAAACATACAAACCTCTTCCTTGTATTTCAACAATCCGCAGCCAGGCTGTTTAAGAGGCACACAGGACAGCTCATGCTGGAAAATATAGCTGTAATCCTCCTGCTGCAGGCATTGCAACAGATACCAGTCCTCAATACAGGCCTGCACACGCATCGGAAGCTGATGCAGAGCGGAGGTCGTTATACAGAAAATAATTCCGTATTTCTTCCCCTCACGAAGCACATACAATAGCTCCTCCTCATATTCGCCATACAGCTCATGAAACACCTCATAGTTATGTAAAATACAAAGTACACTGCGTGTATCACTATGCCTTGTGCGCTGCCGTATCATCCTTTTCATAAAGCTGAGAAAGCTGATGATACGCTCCGCATCCTCTCTTTGAAATACAGCTGCAACATGCTCATAAGCAGCATACTTTTTAAACAGCGGCTTATCAAAATCAAACAGATACAGCATACAGGCCGCATGAAGCAGGCAGCCCTGCAGCAGTGTTTCCACAAACATTGCCTTTCCACTGCCAACCATTCCGCATAGTGCAAAATTTCGCCCGCTCTTTAATGAAAGATAAAAGGGAAGCTGCTGCTGATGTGCTATATCATCAATCAATCCTATCACCAGTTTTTCTTTATCCGCTTTCAAGGCTTCCTGACGCAAATCCTTGTTCAGCGGCGGCATCCACAAAGCTGCGGCAGGCTCCACCTGCATTCCGCGCAAAGCATCACAAATTGCCTCAAGCTCCGTTTGTTCCACCACCTTCATTGCTGTTTTTGCATGCTGCAGAATACCGTCCTGATCAATATAGGAAAGCTGCTTTATGGATGTATGTCTGTTTTCCGGATCATAGGGAGCCTGCGTCCATGCACTTTGTCCCTGTAAAAACAGCTCGTCCTGCCCCACCTGCAGCAGAAACTGTCCAGGCTGCTGTAAATGAACGGCATCCTCCTTTTTCAGCATATCCATACTGTCATTGCGATCGGCAACCTTCAGGCAGAGATGAAAGCGGGCATTGCTCCAAATCTGCTCATCCACCACACCAAAGGGCTTCTGTGTAGCAAGCAGCAGATGGATTCCCAGACTTCTTCCGATGCGGGCACACTGGCGAAGATGATCAAGGACTGCCGGAAATAGCTGCTTCAGCTCCGCAAATTCATCCACAGCGATAAACAGATGCGGCATTGCCGCTAACGCTGTATCCTGCTTTCGCAGCCGCATATACTTGTCGATATCCATACCGCTGATATGCATACGTTCTCCGGTATCTGCCAAAAGCCGCTGTCTGCGGGTAAGCTCGCCTTCGATCGCACACAGACAGCGCATCAGGATTCCTTTATCCAGATTGGTGATGATCCCAGCAGTATGGGGCAGCGCTGCCAGTGCATTTGCCATGGTCCCTCCTTTGAAATCAATTAACAAAAAGCTCACATCCTCACAGGAATACGTGACAGCCAGAGACAGCAGATAGGTCAAAAGGCATTCACTTTTCCCCGAGCCGGTCATGCCGGCAAGCAGACCATGAGGACCGTGACTATGCTCATGCGCATCCAGGCAAATCTCTTTTCCATCCACTGTACGTCCGATCCGCGTCGATAAGCTTCCTGCAGCATCATGCAGCCTCCAGCGGGATGCGATGGATAGCTCCTCCACACTTCGACAATGGAAAAGCTCCAGAAAGCCAAGTGTTTTTTCTTCCATTGCATATGCCTGTGCAGGAAGCTGTGCACAGCATTGAAGAAAGGCTCTGCGGCGCAGCCTTGCAGGACACACATCCAGTGTAAAGGAAGCAGCCTGCTTCTCCCAGTTCACCCTGTTATCCGCCACCTGCAGCCGGATATCCGCGGCAGTATGCAAGGAGTCGCTCCAACGAAGGATATGCAGCTTTTCATGCGATTTCAGCTTCATGCTGTCTGCAAGTCCGGGCTCCAGCAGGAATACCAGAACAGCCTTAACCGAGGTATCCTCCAATAGCTGCTCTATCAGCAAACCACAGCGTCTTGCACTTTGCACATCCCATGCTAACAGACGCTGTTCCCTGACAAACAAATGCGGCAGACAAAACAGCTTTTCTTTTGACAGCAGTTCCCGCTCAGCCGCAATACAGATACGAAATTCCTGTGCTGTATGGCCAACTACAAGCTGAAATAGAATGCTCAGCAGCCAGTCAATGCTGATTGCCCGCTCTGCCTGTAAGCATAAGGAATGACACCTGCTTATATCCGCAACAACCGGTACCTCCTCCAGCTGATAATCCATATGCTGCAGCGCCTGCAGCTTATCTAACAATACATCCTGCGCCATAGAGGAAACCGGCGGTATTTGCAGTTGAATCTGTGCCTGACGCTGCCCCTGACCGAGAACAATATGCCCCCAGCCCTCCTTATCGCAGGGATACAAACGGTGCGGCTTCCCAGCCAGATAAGTCTCGCATTGTATGGCAGTTAAGGGATACCATTGCCGCAAATATGCCGTTTCCTCTTTCCTAGACTCCTGTATGCGCTGCTTCAGCTCCAGCAGATAACAGGAATATACATAACGGCGCTTTTCTTCCTTTTTGCGTTGCTGCTTACGCTCGTAACGCTTTGACAATACCGGCCACAAAATCGTCCCCAGAGCCATACTGACCGACATCAGAAGCGTGGGAATCACTGATAACAGATCCTGCTTGCGTTCAGCTGCCAGCCAGAAGGAAAATATACCCATAGCAGTCGATGACAAGCCCATCGTTATTGATGGCCCCAGTACAAAAACAGCAGGCAGATTTTCCTGTGAAGCCTTTGCTAAAGGCAGCTCAGCTTCAAGCATCAGTGACGGATACGGTGGCTGTTCAAGATATAACGCCGGGCTTATAACAGGCTCCTCTTGCGTATGCTGTTCAAATCCACACGCAGCAAGCTTTGTTGTTGCCTTACCATAAGGCAGAAACACGCAGTTATTCCCCATGATAAAGGACAAAGTTCCCAGACAGATCACATCCTGTGGCTGAACGAGGGCACTTTGTATGCGGCGCCCGTTTACATAACAGCCGTTGGTACTGTCATGATCCAGCAGCTCCCATCCCTGATCACACTTTCGCAACAAGGCATGCTCCATGGAAACGCCTGCATCACAAAGACAGATATCCTGTGCAGCAGAGCGTCCGATACCAATCTCATCCCGCGTTAGGGCATATCCCTCAAACTGCAAAGCAGCCTTCAAGCACTCCTCCACATGAAACCGCACAGGAGCTTTTTCGATGAAGAATACTGAAGAAATACCCGGCTCTATCGCTTTTTGATGCAGACGATACAGCACAGAGGAAGCATTACTTACAGAAAACCGCCATCCATTCATCTGCCATACCGCCTGTACCTTTATCTCGTTATGCTGGTAAAGAAGCACTGCCTCCTGCTGCCGCGCTGTCAACAGAAACTGCTGAATTCTCTCCTTCTGTAATACGCTGATTCTCACGCTATGCATAATTGTCTCAATTCCTCTACAATTTCCTGCATACTGGAACAACGCTGCTTTTTATCCAGTGCACAGCAGCGCAGAAACAACGCATCCACAGCATCCCCGCAAGCATTATCCTCCGGAAAGCAGCCATGACGCAGGACATAACACGTTCTGCCATAGCTGTAAATATCACTTTGCTCATCACAGCTTTTTGTACCTGCTTCAATCGGAGAATAGCCGGGGAGAAGCCGCAGCCACAGGATCACGTTCCTGCAGAAAGCGGCTAGTCGCAAAATCCAGCAGATAAACACTGCCCTTCCAATACAGCAGATTCGCAGGCTTTATATCCAGATGTATAATCTGCTGTTCATGCAAATCCCGCAAAAGCTTTGCAAGCTGTATACACCAGGATAAACGCTGTGCCTCCTCTGTACAGCCCTGCAGCTTTGACAGAGGGCTTCCGGGAATATATTCCATCAGAATACAGCGCATGGACGCTTCTTCAAACGCAGAAATCAGATGCGGAATCTTGGGATGCTGCAGCCACCCCAGCATACATACCTCACGCTGATAAATCGTATGCAGATAAGCATCCGAAAATCTGGGATGATGAGACAGGATACGCTTCCATGCATACAGCTGCAAGGTCACAATGTCCTGTACAAGAAACACCTCGCTGATAACACCCCGATACAAGCAGGCGCACATTCGATAGCGCAAATTCATGCTGCCTCCTCCTTCTGCCAGCGAAACTGCACATTCGCAAAACGAATTACATCCTGATCCTTCAGCTCACATGCCTCCACACGCTCTCCGTTCAAAAAGGTACCGTTTGCACTTTCGCAATCCTTCAAAATCCCCTGTTCAATAACTGCATGGTGCTGTGAAACCGTCCTGCCGGAAAGCACCAGATCGTTATCCTTCGCGCGTCCGATGGTAAATTGTTCCTTATCCACCCGAATTGTATTCCATGTTTTCAAATCGACTAGACAGCAGCAGTCCTGTGCAAGCAGCTCCTGCGTGGGGCTTGCAATATCCTGCTGTGTTTCATATAAAGCCGTTTCCTCCGCAACTGCACATTCCGGTACACGAAAGCTTCTTGCCGCAGGCAGATCACGTACCTGAAAGGCTTCCTCCCTCGTGATATGAAACAGCTTCTCCAGAAAGCCGGGCGGCTTTGCCTGACGCATCTGCAAATCATGCAGTCCCTGTAAAACAAGAGGCAGCGTCAGCTCCTCATTACGCATACAACAGCTAAGATAGCCCAGCGCCGCATAATCCTGTGTTACGCGAATCTGTTCCTGCAGCTTCTGTAAAAACTGCTTTAGCTCCTCCTTTTGAAACAACCAGTTATCCACGACCAGTGGAAGAACAAGAAAACGCAGCCGTCCGCCGTCATAGCTGAGAAACACATGCTCCAGCTTCATAGATACCGGCTTTCCTGCATTGACCTTTACCATATCCTCTAAAACATAAATCAGAAACGGCACCAGCTCATTCTCCTCAAAGATATGCGATTGCAGATATTCCTGCAGCGTGAGATAGCCCTTGGTATCATAGTATAATCTGGTCTTACTGCGCGGATCACGCACACACAGCAAACAGCGCTCATCCTTATGTATCTGCTGAAAGATATATTCATCAAAATCCTTAGCCCGTTTCAATACCACCTCCAGAAAGCCATCCTCTCTTACTTCCATGTGCTTCAATAAAGCATCCATTCTTATCACCTCATCTGCTATTTACACTAGTAAATACGTAAAAAAAACATGAAACTCCTAAAAATTTCATGATTTCACATTTTTTCACATATTTCGAATGGTATAATAGAGTGCTGTAAAGGAGATGTTTTATGCATCGTTATCAAAAGCTGTCGATTGTCGCGCTATGGCTGATCAACCTCAATACACTATGGTTTGTCCGGCCGTTATCGCAAAACCTGTCACATCTGGGAAATGCCCTGCATATGCGCTGGTATCTGGTCTTATGGGCAGCCAGTGCCGCACTGTATTTTTTTATTTATACCAGACGCTGGATGCATAACATCGGCTATCACAGCGTACCCACAAAGCTGTTACTGACCCTATGCTGTCTGGGAATGGTGATATCCGTGCTGCTTCCCTATGCTCCCTATGA comes from the Erysipelotrichaceae bacterium 66202529 genome and includes:
- a CDS encoding protein kinase, with translation MNLRYRMCACLYRGVISEVFLVQDIVTLQLYAWKRILSHHPRFSDAYLHTIYQREVCMLGWLQHPKIPHLISAFEEASMRCILMEYIPGSPLSKLQGCTEEAQRLSWCIQLAKLLRDLHEQQIIHLDIKPANLLYWKGSVYLLDFATSRFLQERDPVAAASPRLFSD
- a CDS encoding FHA domain-containing protein gives rise to the protein MHSVRISVLQKERIQQFLLTARQQEAVLLYQHNEIKVQAVWQMNGWRFSVSNASSVLYRLHQKAIEPGISSVFFIEKAPVRFHVEECLKAALQFEGYALTRDEIGIGRSAAQDICLCDAGVSMEHALLRKCDQGWELLDHDSTNGCYVNGRRIQSALVQPQDVICLGTLSFIMGNNCVFLPYGKATTKLAACGFEQHTQEEPVISPALYLEQPPYPSLMLEAELPLAKASQENLPAVFVLGPSITMGLSSTAMGIFSFWLAAERKQDLLSVIPTLLMSVSMALGTILWPVLSKRYERKQQRKKEEKRRYVYSCYLLELKQRIQESRKEETAYLRQWYPLTAIQCETYLAGKPHRLYPCDKEGWGHIVLGQGQRQAQIQLQIPPVSSMAQDVLLDKLQALQHMDYQLEEVPVVADISRCHSLCLQAERAISIDWLLSILFQLVVGHTAQEFRICIAAERELLSKEKLFCLPHLFVREQRLLAWDVQSARRCGLLIEQLLEDTSVKAVLVFLLEPGLADSMKLKSHEKLHILRWSDSLHTAADIRLQVADNRVNWEKQAASFTLDVCPARLRRRAFLQCCAQLPAQAYAMEEKTLGFLELFHCRSVEELSIASRWRLHDAAGSLSTRIGRTVDGKEICLDAHEHSHGPHGLLAGMTGSGKSECLLTYLLSLAVTYSCEDVSFLLIDFKGGTMANALAALPHTAGIITNLDKGILMRCLCAIEGELTRRQRLLADTGERMHISGMDIDKYMRLRKQDTALAAMPHLFIAVDEFAELKQLFPAVLDHLRQCARIGRSLGIHLLLATQKPFGVVDEQIWSNARFHLCLKVADRNDSMDMLKKEDAVHLQQPGQFLLQVGQDELFLQGQSAWTQAPYDPENRHTSIKQLSYIDQDGILQHAKTAMKVVEQTELEAICDALRGMQVEPAAALWMPPLNKDLRQEALKADKEKLVIGLIDDIAHQQQLPFYLSLKSGRNFALCGMVGSGKAMFVETLLQGCLLHAACMLYLFDFDKPLFKKYAAYEHVAAVFQREDAERIISFLSFMKRMIRQRTRHSDTRSVLCILHNYEVFHELYGEYEEELLYVLREGKKYGIIFCITTSALHQLPMRVQACIEDWYLLQCLQQEDYSYIFQHELSCVPLKQPGCGLLKYKEEVCMFQVAVYQEAAWMQASTAPTPPPYCIPLLPAHVAHGIKAKQGSFLGLDSKSKEEIYHRYPKGRALFLLAAYRFCDSFIKLFVKQLMISGNVHIYSRHEFANQKPESLKALLSLLETEQEQFVIWHQLDELDIEADLMKKLLQRTNLHHIFLETMPHLSAYPLWEWYAPIWLEADVLWMGKGFQEHSYALKKNAPLDRILKSNEAYYWEEDACTILQLWEVEENG
- a CDS encoding FHA domain-containing protein, which encodes MDALLKHMEVREDGFLEVVLKRAKDFDEYIFQQIHKDERCLLCVRDPRSKTRLYYDTKGYLTLQEYLQSHIFEENELVPFLIYVLEDMVKVNAGKPVSMKLEHVFLSYDGGRLRFLVLPLVVDNWLFQKEELKQFLQKLQEQIRVTQDYAALGYLSCCMRNEELTLPLVLQGLHDLQMRQAKPPGFLEKLFHITREEAFQVRDLPAARSFRVPECAVAEETALYETQQDIASPTQELLAQDCCCLVDLKTWNTIRVDKEQFTIGRAKDNDLVLSGRTVSQHHAVIEQGILKDCESANGTFLNGERVEACELKDQDVIRFANVQFRWQKEEAA